TTTTAACGATTGCAACTACGCGTCCTGAAACAATTATGGCTGATGCAGCAATCTGTATCAATCCGAATGATGAGCGTTATGCGCATTTGAAAGGTAAAAAGGTATTTGTTCCTTTAATCAATCGCGAGATTCCGGTTATTGAGGATGAGTATGTAACAATGGATTTTGGTACGGGTTGTTTAAAGGTAACTCCTGCGCATGATCTGAATGATTATGAGCTGGGCGTGAAACATAAACTTCCGGTAATCGATATCTTAAATGATGATGGTACTTTAAATGAGCTTGCTGTTATTCTGGTAGGTGAAGACCGTTTTATTGCCCGTAAAAAAATTGCTGTATTGCTGGATGAGGCTGGTCATCTGGAGAAAGTAGAAGATTATAAGTCACAGGTAGGGTTCTCTGAACGTACTGACGCTGCCATTGAGCCTAAGCTTTCTTTACAATGGTTCTGTAAAATGGACGAAATGGCCAAGCCTGCTTTAGCTGATGTGCTAAATGGTGATGTGAAGCTTATTCCTGAGAAATTTGTGAATACTTACCGTCATTGGATGGAGAACGTAAGGGATTGGAATATCAGCCGCCAGTTATGGTGGGGACAGCGTATTCCTGCCTGGTTTGATGATAAAGGGGATTGGGTTGTTGCCAAAACTAAAGAAGATGCTTTAAATGAATTTTTAAAGCTTAAAGATATTGATGGTAAATTTACTGAGGAAGAAGCGAATGGATTTAAGCACCAGTTGTCTGCTTTTATCAGACAGGACGATGATGTATTAGATACCTGGTTTTCTTCGTGGTTATGGCCGATGTCGGTATTTAACGGATTGAAAGATCCTGGAAATAAGGATATTAATTATTACTATCCTACGAATGATCTGGTTACTGCCCCTGAGATTTTATTCTTCTGGGTAGCGCGTATGATTATGGCAGGTCACGAGTTTATGGGTAAAAAGCCATTTACAAATGTATACCTGACCGGTATTGTACGTGATAAATTGGGTCGTAAAATGTCTAAGTCATTGGGTAACTCTCCTGATCCGATTGGTTTGATTGAGAAGTATGGTGCGGACGGTGTAAGAGTAGGAATGCTGTTATGTTCTCCTGCTGGTAACGATTTGATGTTCGATGAGAGTTACTGTGAGCAAGGAAGGAATTTTGCGAATAAGATCTGGAATGCTTTCCGTTTAGTGAAAGGATGGGAGGTTGATGAGACTTTAGCAAATCCTAATGCGCAGGCTATTTTATGGTTTGAGAATCGTTTCAATGAGGCGTTAGCGGAGATTGAAGATAATTATAAGCAGTACCGTTTGTCGGAGGCATTAATGACAACTTATAAGTTGGTGTGGGATGATTTCTGTGCATGGTATCTGGAAATGGTAAAACCTGTTTATCAGCATCCGATTGATCCGGTTTCTCTGAAAGCAACGATCGGTTTCTTTGAAAAGATTTTAAGTTTATTGCATCCGTTTATGCCGTTTATTACGGAAGAGTTGTGGCATGATGAGATCTTTGGTACCAAAGGGGAGATGGATTGTATTATTGTAGCACCTTATCCTGTTGTGGGGCCTGCTGATTTAGCTTTGTTGAAGGATGTCGAAGTGGTGAAGGGGATTGTTGCTGAGGTACGTAATATCAGAAATACGAAACA
The Pedobacter cryoconitis DNA segment above includes these coding regions:
- a CDS encoding valine--tRNA ligase; translation: MSISTKYDPAETEDKWYSYWLSKKFFHSEPDEREPYTIVIPPPNVTGVLHMGHMLNNTIQDVMIRRARMQGKNACWVPGTDHASIATEAKVVAMLKERGISKKDLTREEFMAYAWEWKEKYGGIILDQLKKLGASCDWDRTRFTMEEDLSESVIDCFIELYKKGKIYRGVRMVNWDPAGKTAVSDEEVIRKEVNQKLYYIKYSIAPATGADTEFLTIATTRPETIMADAAICINPNDERYAHLKGKKVFVPLINREIPVIEDEYVTMDFGTGCLKVTPAHDLNDYELGVKHKLPVIDILNDDGTLNELAVILVGEDRFIARKKIAVLLDEAGHLEKVEDYKSQVGFSERTDAAIEPKLSLQWFCKMDEMAKPALADVLNGDVKLIPEKFVNTYRHWMENVRDWNISRQLWWGQRIPAWFDDKGDWVVAKTKEDALNEFLKLKDIDGKFTEEEANGFKHQLSAFIRQDDDVLDTWFSSWLWPMSVFNGLKDPGNKDINYYYPTNDLVTAPEILFFWVARMIMAGHEFMGKKPFTNVYLTGIVRDKLGRKMSKSLGNSPDPIGLIEKYGADGVRVGMLLCSPAGNDLMFDESYCEQGRNFANKIWNAFRLVKGWEVDETLANPNAQAILWFENRFNEALAEIEDNYKQYRLSEALMTTYKLVWDDFCAWYLEMVKPVYQHPIDPVSLKATIGFFEKILSLLHPFMPFITEELWHDEIFGTKGEMDCIIVAPYPVVGPADLALLKDVEVVKGIVAEVRNIRNTKQISPKEGLPLSVKVNSSLAYDKWLTIISKLANITEVDFVSDKVAGAAGFMVGNDEFFVQLNETIDVDAERLRLNGELEYLQGFLKSVDAKLSNERFVQNAKPEIIQNERNKKADAEAKVKIIQESLLSL